The sequence GCCAATGAGCCCTTAGAAATTATGGTCATTAGCGCCGAAAAACTGCAGCACTCCCTTGGGCAACATCCGCAGCTAGCGTTATTTTTCGCCAGTGCTATTGCCATTGACTACCAAGACACCGTCGATATTTTTACCCGGCGACTGTTGTATCCCATCAGCTATAACGTGGCATACGATATTTACCATGAATATTTAAATGATTTACCTGTCGATGGCTTTAGTAAACGCTATTTAGAGGCGGAGCGATTTGGTACAACCGATCGCGTCTACCGAAGAGCACTACAACTGCTTGAAGAACTTGGCCTGATTGAACGAAACAAAGAAGGGATTAGGATTAAAGATCTCAATGCCCTTAAACAATTTGTTGAAGCTGCGATATAACAAATTAAAAAAGCCCACTCGTGAGAGTGGGCAAAATCCATTTACGTAACAAAAGGATTTTTATGCCGTTGCAGACTTCATTCGACCTGAAACAATCAACATAATAAATATCGCTACATATAATAGCGGAATGACATACATCACAGTTTGCAAACCAATAATGCGTTCAAAGAATGAGCTAATGGCGGGACTAAACATGGCGCCGGTACTGCCACTAATCAGAATATAGGACACATTTTTACTGCTGGCCTTTTTAACAAAAGACACACCATAAGCAATAAATGCGTTGTAAAGGGCTGCACACACAAAGCCATAACCATAGGTTAAATAACTCATCCAATGAAGCTTATCGGTCGTCACAATCATGAAAGTGATGACCATGGCAAGGCCGATAATCCCAACTAAGAAATGGTGAATTTTTACCCGAGTCACAATCAGCGTCGAAATTAACGCACCAATCAATGCAGCAGACCAATATTGGGTAATAATATTGCCCGCTTCTTCAAATGGAATATCAAATTTTTGCTTAACAAATAAAGGGGCCCACGTTAAAAACGTATAGAGTGCTAGCATGCCTAAAAACAGCCCTATGCCACCGCTAATAATGCCGAAATTCCATTCCGATTGTTGCTTATCTTCCGTATTCGATGATTGCTCACATAGCGAAAAATTAGTGAACAAGGTAATAATCACGGTTCCTAACGCGACTAAACCTACGGCTAAGTAACTGTAACTCCATGACAATGAACTTGTGAGTGCGTAAGTTGTGATTAAAGGGAAAATAACCCCAGCAATATTAAACGTGGCATCTTGAACGACGAGCATGGTGCTTTGTAATTTCTCTTGCCACACAGATACCACTATCGTACCCGCAATACATAAGCCTACACCGCCACAAAAACCAATTAACGTCATGGCGACCATCACTACTTTTAGCGAAGGGGTAAGATGTAACGCGACAGCACACAATGCCACTAGGCTGTAACTAATTAAGGTAATTCGCTTGATACCCAATTTTTCAATAAAGAAAAAAGCAGCAATAGTTCCCGCCAATGCGCCACCATTAAGCAAGGAGAATATGGAGGCAACGTCATTTACGTTTGCTGAAAATTTATCCGCAATAGGTTCAATCAGCATCCCAAATTGAGTTGCAAAACCCGCCATAATAAAGTTAGCGAGAAAACTAATCGCGGTTAAGGTGATTTTATTATTCATATTGTCATTCCATCAGTGAAATGCTAAGGGTACAAAGGATAGCGTTAACCCTAATTAAGTGCGGTTTCTAAGGCGAGTTCAATCATATTATTGAAAGATAACTGCCGCTCTTGCGCCGTGGTTTCTTCACCCGTTAAACAGTGGTCCGACACCGTCAGAATGGCTAACGATTCAATACCCTGTTGGTGTGCTAAGCCATAAAGTCCAGCCACTTCCATATCAATACCTAATACCCCGAAACGCTCAAGCGCAGGGATCATATCTTCGTCAGGATCATAATAAAGATCGCCACTAAATACGTTGCCAACTTTCACGCTAATGCCTTTTTCATTGGCTTTGGTATAGGCTTTGTGCAGTAAGGAAAAGGTGGCTGAGGTCGCCATATGGTAGCCACTGCTGCGTTTAGCATTCGTCGGGGAATCTGTGCCTGCGGCTTGAGCTAAAATCACATCGCGCATTTCGACATGCTGTTGGGTCGCCCCTAAACTACCGATACGAATAATGCGTTTCACGCCAAAAAAATTAATTAACTCATGACCATAAAGCACCATAGATGAAATACCCATGCCATGGCCCATCACCGAAATACGTTGCCCTTGGTAATAGCCTGTGTAACCCAGCATATTGCGAACGTTAGTCACTTCTACGGCATCCGTAAGATAGGTTTCAGCGATATATTTCGCCCGCAGTGGATCGCCTGGCATAATAACAGTTTCAGCAAAATCAGTGGGTTGAGCATTAATATGAGCCGTCATAGGTCTATCCTCATGTGGTAATATGCAGATAGTAGTGCTCAAACACGAAAAATTTTTAGGACTAAAGTCCGGATTTTCTCTTGCTTAACCCCTTTTTTGTTAAAAGTGGATAATTTGTCGCAACGTTTACACTTAGCATAATAAAACCTAGTAACAAAAAGCGGCTTAACACATTGTATTTGATACAAATAAAAAAGACTTACTCAGCAAATAGAGTAAGTCTTATTAGAATATATTTTTTATCAAAAATGCAGAAAAACCAGTACAAACTCACTAGGGCGTGTTGACGTTTCGAGATTAAATTTTGTTCGTTCTGGCAAGCTCGTGCTCGCGAAACGAGGAATGATGTGTAGTTATTCTACTCAAATGACGAGTGACAAAGAGCAAGGGCTTGCCAGACGAACCCTTCGGGCAGCATTTGGCTGACGTTTCTGCTGCGTTATCGTCCGTTTATGTAGAATAACTACACTGCACGGACTTTGCCTTGCATAAAAGCCAGCCAAATTGCTGCAAAAATAACCCTGAAACGTCAACACGCCCTAGCAGTAAACTAGTTTGAATAGGTCTTGCGCACATAAACGTCGAATTTCACCACTTGGGCATTAGGCGCGACTGCCGACACTTGTAACTGTTGTTTACCGTGCAATTTAACCGATTTCCAACTGCTACCTTCATCTTCAATAGTAAAACCGCTGGCGTCATACCAAGTAAACTTGTATTGCACTCGCATATCGCTAGAAGATTTACTGACGATCAGCGCCGAACCTTGGATAAGATCCCCTACCCGGCGCGCCTCAACCCCTTGCACACTGATATCACGGGCAAAGCTCTTGCTATCGACGCGATTTTCACCCAATGAACTCACTGAAATACCCGCTGTATTAGAAGAGCAGGCACCAAGTGTCAGTGCCGCTGCTAGCATTAATCCACTGTAAATTGATTTCATGTTGTTTTCCCTCACTCAAAAAACCTTAGCGACAAACGACTTATGGGCAATGACACTAATCGAATCGAGCTGAACTTAGGCTTAACGCGAGCACGCAAGTCCAGCTCAAAGCAGTTGTTAATCAATTAAAAAATGCGCCCGCGCGGTGGCAATCAACTGTTTACGATTGGTTTGCCAGCAATTGATACTCACGTTAGCGACCCGTCGACCTTGGCGGGTAATCCTGCACTCGGCAAAGCTGTCTTTATGTAAGCCCGCACGCAGGTAATCAATCGAGAAATCAACCACCTTAGGTACTTTGGCGGTTTGCATAAATACCATTAACTGCACGATAGCTGACATTTCCATAAAACCAGCAATCACTCCACCATGAATGGCGGGCAGAATGGGATTACCAATATTGTCATCCTTGGCGGGAAGTTTAAAAATCAACTCATCGCCAAACCGCTCCACCTTCATGCCAATAAACTTAGCATAAGGCACATGTTCGAGCAGATGACCAAAGTCGTTCAGCTCGGTCGCCCGTTTAACAATCCCTTGTACATCAAGGATTTTAGACTCCGTTGGTATAGCATCGGTCGTCTTATTTGAGCTCATTTGTCTCTCCTAAGGGCGGCACAGCTTCTCCAATCAAAGCTTGTCTAAAGGCATCGCCTACCATTTCAGGGCTAATCCGCATAAAGGAGCCCACCGCATGTGCGATAGGATCATCGATACTGTCCTGATAGGCAATGGCGCGGGTAAAAGCGATATTGGATGACAACTTATAGCACTCTGCAAAGCCATACACTGATTTATGTGGCTGCGCGGGTTTCATATAATCTACCCGTAGATCGAGGGTAGGCGAAATCTCTAAGGATTGATACTTTTGAAAAATCGCACTCACTACGGCACTACCACAGGCGGTGTCCATCAAGGTGGTGATCACACCGCCGTGGATAACGCCAGTATCGGGATAACCAATTAACTCAGTACTATAGGGTAACTCAATTAGCACATGGTGCTCACTGGCTTCGAGCACGGTTAAACCTAAACGACGACATTGAGCTAACTGATCGACAAACCGCTGTGCCATTTGGGTTAGCGGAAAAAAATCGGGATTAACCTTCATTGACCTTGGCTCAGCATGGGTCCCAGCGGCTCTCCGCCGACGAGGTGAATATGGATATGGTACACTTCCTGTCCGCCATGTTTGTTGCAGTTCATGATTAAACGATAACCGTCTTTAGCAATCCCCGCCTCTGTTGCCAGTTTGGCTGCCACTGTCATCATCCGGCCAAGTGCTGGTTCATCCGAGGCTTTCATGTCATTTGCGGTTGGGATCAAATGATTCGGCACAATTAGAATATGGGTTGGCGCCTTCGGTGAAATATCTCTAAAGGCGGTCACCAGCTCGTCTTGATACAGAATGTCGGCGGGAATTTCGCGGCGGATAATTTTGCTGAAAATGGTTTCTTCGGCCATGGGGAGTCCTCCTTGGGTTAATTGGGATAGTATACTAGCAATTCAATGCGTTGTGTCTCCAGATATTTTGTGTTTCATTTGCCTGTTGTCGGTATTTTTGGCAGCATGACGCCCATTAAAACGCATCGGTTTTACAGGATAAATTATGATCCACTATCACATCATCCCCGTCGATCCTAAGGCGCATTTATTTGCCGTCACCATGACGGTGCAAAAGCCCCTACCCACCCAAGTATTCAGCCTGCCCGCTTGGCTTCCTGGCAGTTATATGGTGCGGGATTTTGCCAAGAATATTATCGAGCTCAAAGCCACAGGCAATGATGGAGAGGCGCTTAAACTCACTCAGCTTGATAAACAAACCTGGTCAGTCGACCAGCACTGCGAGCAAATTACCCTGACCTATCAAGTCTATGCTTGGGACTTATCGGTTCGCACCGCGCATCTGGATATGACCCACGGCTTCTTTAACGGCAGCAGTGTGTTTTTGGCCGCCCATGGATTTGAAGCAAGCCTACACAGAGTCACAATGCAAGCGCCCACAGAACACGCCTTAAACGAGTGGCGCCTTGCCACCAGCATGACACGTCAAAGCGGTGATGAATTTGCCTTTGGGGACTTTTGTGCCGAAAGCTATGACGATCTTATCGACCATCCAGTCGAAATGGGTCTGTTCACACACGCCAGTTTTGAAGCCTGCGGCGTCAGACACGATATCGTGTTAAACGGTCGCCACCGCGCTCATATGCCTAGACTTTGCCAAGATTTAAAAGCGATTTGCGAATATCAAATCAAGCTGTTTGGTACGCCTGCGCCCTTTGAGCGTTATCTGTTTATGACCACAGTGCTCGACAATGGCTTTGGCGGTTTAGAACATCGATCATCGACCGCATTAATGTGTTCGCGCAAGGACTTACCGCTGTCGATGGATGCGCCGTTCAATAACGACTATCGCACCTATTTATCGCTCTGCAGCCATGAGTATTTCCATAGCTGGAATGTCAAGCGCATCAAGCCCGAATGCTTCTTACCCTACCAACTCGAGGCGGAAACCTATACCCCACAGCTATGGGCCTATGAGGGTATCACCTCCTATTACGATGACTTCCTCACCTACCGCGCAGGATTAGTGGATGAGCAAAGCTACTTGGATATGTTAAGTGAAACCTTTACTAGGGTGTATCGCAGTCAAGGCCGCTTTAAGCAAAGTATTAAAGATTCAAGCTTTAACGCTTGGACTAAGTTCTACAAGCAGGATGAAAACGCCCAAAACGCCATTATCAGTTATTACACTAAGGGGGCCCTGTTTGCCCTGTATCTCGACTTAACCCTAAGAAGCGAGACGCTGGGTAAGCACAATCTCGATGATCTGATGACGATTCTATGGCAGGAATATGCGCTGCAAAATCGTGGCACCACAGACGAATGTCATCAAAAAATTGTTGAGCGCTTACTGGAGCGTGATTGTCAGGACCTGTTCGCCTATTTAGACAATACCGACGATATCCCTCTCGCTACGCTGCTCGCCGAGTTTGGTGTGGAGTTTACCTTACGCACGAGCAATGGGGCACAGGATGTGGGCGGTGGCACAATCAAAGGTTATGAGATTGCCTTTGGTGCTAAAACACAAGCGACACCAATGGGTCTAAAAATCACCACAGTTGCCCAAGGCAGTCCGGCGCACCTTGCGGGGTTAAGCGCCGGAGATATCTTAATTGCTGCAGATAATCTACAAGTGACAAGCCAATTTGAAGCCCAGCTTCAACAATATCCGCTCGGACAAAGCTTGACCCTACATTGGTTTAGACGAGATGAACTCATGACGGGCGAACTAACTATTGCCGCAGCACCCAAAGATACCGTTGCGTTAACTATCACCGATAAAACGAAACTGAAGGCTTGGTTAGGGCGCTAGGCCTTAACGACTCAAAACAAAAAGGCAATTGCACATAGCGATTGCCCTTTTTGCTTGGATTTGGCTTATCGACTTACACAACGACATCATGCAAATAAGTTTGTGCCCACGCAATCGCCTGACCACGACTCGATACCCCAATCTTGCGGAATACACGATACAAGTGGGTTTTGATGGTACTTTCACTCACAAATAACTGATTCGCGATATCGAGGTTAGTGCTGCCGGACAGTAAGGCTTGCAATACTTCACGTTCACGTATGGTCAAAGGCTCAGTGTCTTCATAAAGCCCAAAGTCATCATTGACACCGTTTACCAACTGGATCGGGATCACTCTGTGCCCGCGCAAAATATTAGAGAGTCCAAGACTGATTTCAGTCAAACCTGCATCCAAATAGAACACCCCTGCCGTTGTCGGCGCTTGCATCAAGAAACGGGCATCAACCAATTTGGGAAATTGAATATAAACAACTCGCACACTCGGGTGTTGACGGGCAAGCAAGCGTTGAAATTGATAGGCTTTTTGTAGGTCAACGGTGGAAAGATCAATCACCACCATAGAGGCTTGATTATCTTTGATTTGATCACACATCTCATCGGGACTGACTTGCGACAGCTTAACGAGAAACTCCTGTGGCCAGCGTCCTGCAAGCAATTCCATTAATACTTGCGATCTTGACACAACGATCCAATGTAATATTTTGAACATCCTGCTCACTCCCTGTCTGGTTAACGATTATTTATTTTGAGAGAAGAAATACCTCTCAATACCACTTCAACATCCGTTCAATAGACATCCAAGTCTACTTTGCACACGATATTAGCATTAGATAAAACATATTCAAAAGACTTACGACAAAAAATTTACCGTACGCAAATCAAAAGCTTCTACAACCTGATGATCCCACATCATTAATCAGAAGGCTGAAT comes from Shewanella oneidensis MR-1 and encodes:
- a CDS encoding Crp/Fnr family transcriptional regulator encodes the protein MQLKPLAKGRYSQRWEQDYPLIEAVILSCISEVKMLKKGTHLMTQGEAITSLVLVKQGRVSLGHTAKNGRCFQLGTIDCDSQLFGEMEFFTQYHCQLDIIANEPLEIMVISAEKLQHSLGQHPQLALFFASAIAIDYQDTVDIFTRRLLYPISYNVAYDIYHEYLNDLPVDGFSKRYLEAERFGTTDRVYRRALQLLEELGLIERNKEGIRIKDLNALKQFVEAAI
- the tsgA gene encoding MFS transporter TsgA; this encodes MNNKITLTAISFLANFIMAGFATQFGMLIEPIADKFSANVNDVASIFSLLNGGALAGTIAAFFFIEKLGIKRITLISYSLVALCAVALHLTPSLKVVMVAMTLIGFCGGVGLCIAGTIVVSVWQEKLQSTMLVVQDATFNIAGVIFPLITTYALTSSLSWSYSYLAVGLVALGTVIITLFTNFSLCEQSSNTEDKQQSEWNFGIISGGIGLFLGMLALYTFLTWAPLFVKQKFDIPFEEAGNIITQYWSAALIGALISTLIVTRVKIHHFLVGIIGLAMVITFMIVTTDKLHWMSYLTYGYGFVCAALYNAFIAYGVSFVKKASSKNVSYILISGSTGAMFSPAISSFFERIIGLQTVMYVIPLLYVAIFIMLIVSGRMKSATA
- the deoD gene encoding purine-nucleoside phosphorylase, with amino-acid sequence MTAHINAQPTDFAETVIMPGDPLRAKYIAETYLTDAVEVTNVRNMLGYTGYYQGQRISVMGHGMGISSMVLYGHELINFFGVKRIIRIGSLGATQQHVEMRDVILAQAAGTDSPTNAKRSSGYHMATSATFSLLHKAYTKANEKGISVKVGNVFSGDLYYDPDEDMIPALERFGVLGIDMEVAGLYGLAHQQGIESLAILTVSDHCLTGEETTAQERQLSFNNMIELALETALN
- a CDS encoding YcfL family protein produces the protein MKSIYSGLMLAAALTLGACSSNTAGISVSSLGENRVDSKSFARDISVQGVEARRVGDLIQGSALIVSKSSSDMRVQYKFTWYDASGFTIEDEGSSWKSVKLHGKQQLQVSAVAPNAQVVKFDVYVRKTYSN
- a CDS encoding PaaI family thioesterase, encoding MSSNKTTDAIPTESKILDVQGIVKRATELNDFGHLLEHVPYAKFIGMKVERFGDELIFKLPAKDDNIGNPILPAIHGGVIAGFMEMSAIVQLMVFMQTAKVPKVVDFSIDYLRAGLHKDSFAECRITRQGRRVANVSINCWQTNRKQLIATARAHFLID
- a CDS encoding PaaI family thioesterase produces the protein MKVNPDFFPLTQMAQRFVDQLAQCRRLGLTVLEASEHHVLIELPYSTELIGYPDTGVIHGGVITTLMDTACGSAVVSAIFQKYQSLEISPTLDLRVDYMKPAQPHKSVYGFAECYKLSSNIAFTRAIAYQDSIDDPIAHAVGSFMRISPEMVGDAFRQALIGEAVPPLGETNELK
- the hinT gene encoding purine nucleoside phosphoramidase gives rise to the protein MAEETIFSKIIRREIPADILYQDELVTAFRDISPKAPTHILIVPNHLIPTANDMKASDEPALGRMMTVAAKLATEAGIAKDGYRLIMNCNKHGGQEVYHIHIHLVGGEPLGPMLSQGQ
- a CDS encoding M61 family metallopeptidase, with the protein product MIHYHIIPVDPKAHLFAVTMTVQKPLPTQVFSLPAWLPGSYMVRDFAKNIIELKATGNDGEALKLTQLDKQTWSVDQHCEQITLTYQVYAWDLSVRTAHLDMTHGFFNGSSVFLAAHGFEASLHRVTMQAPTEHALNEWRLATSMTRQSGDEFAFGDFCAESYDDLIDHPVEMGLFTHASFEACGVRHDIVLNGRHRAHMPRLCQDLKAICEYQIKLFGTPAPFERYLFMTTVLDNGFGGLEHRSSTALMCSRKDLPLSMDAPFNNDYRTYLSLCSHEYFHSWNVKRIKPECFLPYQLEAETYTPQLWAYEGITSYYDDFLTYRAGLVDEQSYLDMLSETFTRVYRSQGRFKQSIKDSSFNAWTKFYKQDENAQNAIISYYTKGALFALYLDLTLRSETLGKHNLDDLMTILWQEYALQNRGTTDECHQKIVERLLERDCQDLFAYLDNTDDIPLATLLAEFGVEFTLRTSNGAQDVGGGTIKGYEIAFGAKTQATPMGLKITTVAQGSPAHLAGLSAGDILIAADNLQVTSQFEAQLQQYPLGQSLTLHWFRRDELMTGELTIAAAPKDTVALTITDKTKLKAWLGR
- a CDS encoding LuxR C-terminal-related transcriptional regulator; the protein is MFKILHWIVVSRSQVLMELLAGRWPQEFLVKLSQVSPDEMCDQIKDNQASMVVIDLSTVDLQKAYQFQRLLARQHPSVRVVYIQFPKLVDARFLMQAPTTAGVFYLDAGLTEISLGLSNILRGHRVIPIQLVNGVNDDFGLYEDTEPLTIREREVLQALLSGSTNLDIANQLFVSESTIKTHLYRVFRKIGVSSRGQAIAWAQTYLHDVVV